A window from Gorilla gorilla gorilla isolate KB3781 chromosome 21, NHGRI_mGorGor1-v2.1_pri, whole genome shotgun sequence encodes these proteins:
- the HELZ2 gene encoding 3'-5' exoribonuclease HELZ2 isoform X1, giving the protein MAVWEAEQLGGLQRGDLLTPPAPDGDGRTAPLGQPPGAQLYCPACLVTCHSQEAFENHCASSEHAQMVAFDQALPWEHRSPPPGLSKFELCPKPDLCEYGDACTKAHSARELQEWVWRTQAVELRGQAAWQDGLVPYQERLLAEYQRSSSEVLVLAETLDGVRVTCNQPLMYQAQERKTQYSWTFAVHSEEPLLHVALLKQEPGADFSLVAPGLPPGRLYARGERFRMPSSAADFQVGVRVQAASFGTFEQWVVFDFGRRPVLLQKLGLQLGQGRRPGPCRNLALGHPEEMERWHTGNRHVVPGVERTAEQTALMAKYKGPALALEFNRSGLASGPISPTNYRQRMHQFLYEEEAAQQQLVAKLTLRGQVFLKTALQTPALNMLFAPPGALYAEVPVPSSLMPDTDQGFLLGRAVSTALVAPVPAPDNTVFEVRLERRASSEQALWLLLPARCCLALGLQPEARLVLEVQFQIDPMTFRLWHQAVDTLPEEQLVVPDLPTCALPRPWSVPPLRRGNRKQELAMALIAGWGPGDGRRVPPLLIYGPFGTGKTYTLAMASLEVIRRPETKVLICTHTNSAADIYIREYFHSHVSGGHPEATPLRVMYTDRPLSQTDPVTLQYCCLTDDRQAFRPPTRAELARHRVVVTTTSQARELRVPVGFFSHILIDEAAQMLECEALTPLAYASHGTRLVLAGDHMQVTPRLFSVARARAAEHTLLHRLFLCYQQETHEVAQQSRLVFHENYRCTDAIVSFISRHFYVAKGNPIHARGKVPPHPRHYPLMFCHVAGNPDRDMSMASWLNLAEIAQAVEKVQEAYNTWPGCWGSREQRCICVVSHGAQVSALRQELRRRDLGQVSVGSFEILPGRQFRVVVLSTVHTCQSLLSPGALAPEFFTDARVLNTVLTRAQSQLVVVGDAVALCSFGACGKLWESFIRECVERHSVCPEGLSMEQVEQAVAQRRRWPPRGTQAGAAGNWEAAPEPAGDLAEEPAAVVTATVKAEPGDEALSPASRDITATTAQTEAAAAPAGDAVKEDVVPRACAAGAAAAVGVESTEAEDAEADFWPWDGELNADDAILRELLDESQKVMVTVGEDGLLDTVARPESLQQARLYENLPPAALRKLLRAEPERYRHCTFVPETFERASAIPLDDASSGPIQVRGRLDCGMAFAGDEVLVQLLSGDKAPEGRLRGRVLGVLKRKRHELAFVCRRDTWDPRIMVPINGSVTKIFVAELKDPSQVPVYSLRKGRLQRVGLERLTAEARHSRLFWVQIVLWRQGFYYPLGIVREVLPEASTWEQGLRILGLEYSLRVPPSDQATITKVLQKYHTELGRVAGRREDCRAFLTFTVDPQGACNLDDALSVRDLGPRCEVAVHITDVASFVPRDGVLDVEARRQGAAFYAPGREPVPMLPASLCQDVLSLLPGRDRLAISLFLTMEKASGQLKSLRFAPSVVQSDRQLSYEEAEEVIRQHPGAGRELPARLDSVDACVVAACYFSRLLRRHRLRSDCFYEQPDEDSTLGFRAAHIMVKEYMIQFNRLVAEFLVGSECTRTVTPLRWQPAPRSQQLKALCEKHGDRVPLSLHLGHHLHGGGGSPPDTRLHLLASLWKQVQFAACTQDYEQMVDLVTTDDMHPFLAPAGRDLRKALERSAFGRCTRGHQQQGGHYSLQVDWYTWATSPIRRYLDVVLQRQILLALGHGGSAYSARDIDGLCQAFSLQHALAQSYQRRARSLHLAVQLKAQPLDKLGFVVDVEAGSRCFRLLFPSNRETLPDPCPVPYGSLQLAEHPHALAGRPGLQLLWRRRVYSVQGSSPPLPLPGTVPDPHTWAVETALWKQLLELVELQRWPEAAALIQEKGEASQRRELVQVQRSRCGHFLEVARELGSGDTLQVQLGASLQHGFLVPSPQLWTVAPGFSLCLEHVERPGDCFSGRVYRAPRDRYRDVDEYACVWEPFCALESATGAVAENDSVTLQHLSVSWEASRTPQGQLQGAFRLEAAFLEENCADINFSCCYLCIRLEGLPAPTASPRPGPSSLDPGLNVDPGTYTWVAHGQTEDWDQERRADRQEAPRRVHLFVHHMGMEKVPEEVLRPGTLFTVELLPKQLPDLRKEEAVRGLEEASPLVTSIALGRPVPQPLCRGRSAPPLQLPLWPPAPPCMSAQGGRPLSVIPSRFLERQTYDIPGGRHKLNPSQNVAVREALEKPFTVIQGPPGTGKTIVGLHIVFWFHKSNQEQVQPGGPPRGEKRLGGPCILYCGPSNKSVDVLAGLLLRRMELKPLRVYSEQAEASEFPVPRVGSRKLLRKSPREGRPNQSLRSITLHHRIRQAPNPYSSEIKAFDTRLQRGELFSREDLVSYKKVLWEARKFELDRHEVILCTCSCAASASLKILDVRQILVDEAGMATEPETLIPLVQFPQAEKVVLLGDHKQLRPVVKNERLQNLGLDRSLFERYHEDAHMLDTQYRMHEGICAFPSVAFYKSRLKTWQGLRRPPSVLGHAGKESCPVIFGHMQGHERSLLVSTDEGNENSKANLEEVAEVVRITKQLTLGRTVEPQDIAVLTPYNAQASEISKALRREGIAGVAVSSITKSQGSEWRYVLVSTVRTCAKSDLDQRPTKSWLKKFLGFVVDPNQVNVAVTRAQEGLCLIGDHLLLRCCPLWRSLLDFCEAQQTLVPAGQVRVCRRPTMPS; this is encoded by the exons ATGGCTGTGTGGGAGGCCGAGCAGCTGGGTGGCCTCCAGCGGGGGGACCTGCTCACACCCCCTGCCCCTGATGGCGACGGGCGCACGGCCCCCCTTGGCCAGCCCCCTGGGGCCCAGCTGTACTGCCCGGCCTGCTTGGTCACCTGCCACTCTCAGGAGGCCTTCGAGAACCACTGCGCATCCTCGGAGCACGCACAGATGGTGGCCTTCGACCAGGCCCTGCCCTGGGAGCACCGTTCCCCACCCCCGGGACTCTCCAAGTTCGAGCTCTGCCCAAA GCCTGACCTCTGTGAGTATGGGGACGCCTGCACCAAGGCACACTCAGCACGGGAGCTGCAGGAGTGGGTCTGGCGCACGCAGGCTGTGGAGCTGCGGGGGCAGGCGGCCTGGCAGGACGGGCTGGTGCCCTACCAGGAGCGGCTGCTGGCTGAGTACCAGCGCAGCAGCAGTGAGGTCCTTGTG CTGGCAGAGACCCTTGATGGAGTGCGTGTCACCTGCAACCAGCCCCTGATGTACCAGGCCCAGGAGAGGAAGACCCAGTACAGCTGGACGTTTGCCGTCCACTCTGAG GAGCCCCTGCTACATGTGGCCCTGCTGAAGCAGGAGCCAGGAGCCGACTTCTCTCTGGTGGCTCCCGGCCTCCCGCCAGGCCGGCTCTACGCACGGGGTGAGCGCTTCCGTATGCCCAGCTCCGCTGCCGACTTCCAGGTGGGAGTGCGTGTGCAGGCCGCCTCGTTCGGCACCTTTGAGCAATGGGTGGTCTTCGACTTTGGCCGCCGGCCGGTGCTGCTACAAAAGCTGGGGCTGCAGCTGGGCCAGGGGCGTCGCCCAGGACCCTGCAGGAATCTGGCGCTCGGCCACCCTGAGGAGATGGAGCGCTGGCACACTGGCAACCGCCACGTGGTGCCTGGCGTGGAGCGGACGGCCGAGCAGACGGCCCTGATGGCCAAGTACAagggccctgccctggccctggagTTCAACCGCAGCGGCCTGGCCTCGGGCCCCATCTCGCCAACCAACTATCGGCAGAGGATGCACCAGTTTCTCTATGAGGAGGAGGCGGCTCAGCAGCAGCTGGTGGCCAA GCTGACCCTGCGGGGCCAGGTGTTCCTGAAGACGGCATTGCAGACGCCAGCGCTGAACATGCTCTTCGCGCCTCCGGGAGCGCTGTACGCAGAGGTCCCCGTCCCCTCCTCCCTGATGCCAGACACAGACCAGGGCTTCCTGCTGGGCCGGGCGGTCAGCACGGCCCTGGTGGCCCCTGTACCCGCACCCGACAATACGGTGTTCGAGGTGCGGCTGGAGAGGCGGGCCAGCTCGGAGCAGGCGCTGTGGCTGCTGCTTCCGGCCCGCTGCTGCTTGGCCCTGGGGCTGCAGCCTGAGGCCCGCCTGGTCCTGGAGGTGCAGTTCCAGATTGACCCGATGACCTTCCGCCTCTGGCACCAGGCAGTGGACACACTGCCTGAGGAGCAGCTGGTGGTGCCTGACTTGCCCACCTGCGCCCTGCCCAGACCTTGGTCTGTCCCACCCTTGCGGCGTGGCAACCGCAAGCAGGAGCTGGCCATGGCGCTCATTGCGGGCTGGGGCCCTGGGGATGGGAGGCGTGTCCCCCCGCTACTCATCTATGGCCCCTTTGGCACCGGCAAGACCTACACGCTGGCCATGGCCTCCCTGGAGGTCATCCGGAGGCCTGAAACCAAGGTGCTCATCTGCACACACACCAACAG CGCTGCCGACATCTACATCCGGGAGTATTTCCACAGCCACGTCAGCGGCGGCCACCCCGAGGCCACTCCTCTCCGTGTGATGTACACGGACCGGCCACTGAGCCAGACGGACCCGGTCACGCTGCAGTACTGTTGCCTGACCGACGACCGCCAGGCTTTCCGCCCGCCCACACGGGCAGAGCTGGCACGGCACCGCGTGGTGgtcaccaccacctcccaggcccGTGAGCTCAGGGTGCCGGTCGGCTTCTTCTCCCACATTCTCATCGACGAGGCGGCCCAGATGCTGGAGTGCGAGGCCCTCACCCCGCTGGCCTACGCCTCGCACGGCACCCGCCTCGTGCTGGCGGGCGACCACATGCAGGTCACACCCCGGCTGTTCAGTGTGGCCAGGGCCCGGGCGGCCGAGCACACGCTGCTGCACCGCCTCTTCCTGTGCTACCAGCAGGAGACGCACGAGGTGGCGCAGCAGAGCCGCCTGGTCTTCCACGAGAACTACCGCTGCACGGACGCCATCGTCAGCTTCATCTCGCGGCACTTCTACGTGGCCAAGGGCAACCCCATCCATGCCAGGGGCAAGGTTCCGCCCCACCCCCGGCACTACCCGCTCATGTTCTGCCACGTGGCAGGCAACCCAGACCGGGACATGTCCATGGCGTCCTGGCTGAATCTGGCTGAGATTGCGCAGGCCGTCGAGAAGGTGCAGGAGGCCTACAACACCTGGCCCGGCTGCTGGGGCAGCCGCGAGCAGAGGTGCATCTGCGTCGTTTCCCATGGTGCCCAG GTCAGTGCGCTAAGGCAGGAGCTGAGGAGGCGGGACCTAGGCCAGGTGTCTGTCGGCAGTTTTGAGATCCTGCCAG GGCGGCAGTTCCGGGTCGTGGTGCTCAGCACCGTGCACACCTGCCAGAGCCTGCTCAGCCCTGGGGCACTGGCCCCTGAGTTCTTCACCGACGCCCGCGTGCTCAACACCGTCCTGACCCGTGCCCAGTCCCAGCTGGTGGTAGTGGGGGACGCCGTGGCCCTCTGCTCCTTCGGGGCCTGCGGCAAGCTCTGGGAGAGCTTCATCCGTGAGTGCGTGGAGCGGCACAGCGTCTGCCCCGAGGGCCTGTCCATGGAGCAGGTCGAGCAGGCTGTGGCGCAGAGACGGCGCTGGCCCCCCCGAGGCACACAGGCTGGGGCAGCGGGGAACTGGGAGGCTGCCCCAGAGCCAGCAGGGGACCTGGCCGAGGAGCCGGCGGCTGTGGTGACGGCCACGGTGAAGGCAGAGCCGGGAGATGAGGCTCTGAGCCCAGCATCCCGTGACATCACGGCAACCACAGCGCAGACGGAGGCTGCGGCAGCACCAGCAGGAGACGCAGTGAAGGAGGACGTGGTGCCCAGGGCCTGTGCGGCAGGAGCAGCTGCTGCAGTGGGCGTGGAGTCCACGGAGGCTGAGGATGCAGAGGCTGACTTCTGGCCGTGGGACGGGGAGCTCAACGCTGACGACGCCATCCTACGGGAGCTTCTGGACGAGAGCCAGAAGGTGATGGTGACCGTCGGGGAGGACGGGCTGCTGGACACCGTCGCCAGGCCCGAGTCCCTGCAGCAGGCCCGGCTGTACGAGAACCTGCCCCCAGCTGCGCTACGGAAGCTGCTGCGCGCGGAGCCTGAGCGGTACCGCCACTGCACTTTCGTGCCAGAGACCTTCGAGCGGGCGTCAGCCATCCCGCTGGACGATGCCTCCTCGGGCCCCATCCAGGTCAGGGGCCGCCTGGACTGTGGGATGGCCTTCGCCGGGGATGAGGTGCTGGTGCAGCTCCTTTCGGGAGACAAGGCGCCCGAGGGGCGGCTTCGGGGCCGCGTGCTGGGCGTGCTGAAGAGGAAGAGGCACGAGCTGGCATTTGTGTGCCGCAGGGACACGTGGGACCCGCGCATCATGGTCCCCATCAATGGCTCCGTGACCAAGATCTTTGTGGCTGAGCTGAAGGACCCATCGCAGGTCCCCGTCTACAGCCTCCGGAAGGGCCGGCTGCAGCGTGTGGGGCTTGAGAGGCTCACGGCCGAGGCCCGGCACAGCCGGCTCTTCTGGGTCCAAATCGTCCTGTGGCGGCAAGGCTTCTACTACCCGCTGGGCATCGTCCGGGAGGTGCTGCCTGAGGCCAGCACCTGGGAGCAGGGCCTCCGCATCCTCGGCCTGGAGTACAGCTTGAGGGTGCCCCCGTCGGACCAGGCCACCATCACCAAGGTGCTGCAGAAATACCACACGGAGCTTGGCCGGGTTGCCGGCCGCCGAGAGGACTGCCGCGCCTTCTTGACCTTCACTGTGGACCCCCAGGGCGCCTGCAACCTCGATGATGCCCTCAGTGTCCGAGACCTGGGTCCCAGGTGTGAGGTGGCTGTGCACATCACTGATGTGGCCAGCTTCGTGCCCAGGGACGGGGTGCTGGACGTGGAGGCGCGAAGGCAGGGCGCTGCGTTCTATGCCCCCGGCAGGGAGCCAGTGCCCATGCTGCCGGCCAGCCTCTGCCAGGAcgtcctcagcctcctgcctggccGGGACCGCCTGGCCATCTCCCTGTTCCTCACCATGGAGAAGGCCAGTGGCCAGCTGAAGAGCCTGCGCTTTGCACCCTCCGTGGTCCAGTCTGACCGCCAGCTGTCCTacgaggaggcggaggaggtgaTCAGGCAGCACCCGGGTGCCGGCCGTGAGCTGCCGGCCCGCCTGGACTCCGTGGACGCCTGCGTCGTGGCCGCGTGCTACTTCTCTCGGCTGCTGCGCCGGCACCGCCTGCGGTCCGACTGCTTCTATGAGCAGCCGGACGAGGACAGCACCCTGGGCTTCCGCGCGGCCCACATCATGGTGAAGGAGTACATGATTCAGTTTAACAGGCTCGTGGCTGAGTTCCTGGTGGGCAGCGAGTGCACGCGGACGGTCACGCCTCTGCGGTGGCAGCCAGCACCCCGCAGCCAGCAGCTCAAGGCCCTGTGTGAGAAGCATGGGGACCGGGTGCCCCTGTCACTGCACCTCGGCCACCACCTGCACGGCGGCGGGGGCAGTCCCCCTGACACCCGGCTGCACCTCCTGGCCTCCCTCTGGAAGCAGGTCCAGTTTGCTGCCTGCACCCAGGACTATGAACAGATGGTGGACTTGGTCACCACGGACGACATGCACCCATTCCTGGCTCCTGCAGGCCGCGACCTCCGCAAGGCCCTGGAGCGCTCGGCGTTCGGCCGCTGCACCCGGGGCCACCAGCAGCAGGGCGGCCACTACTCGCTGCAGGTGGACTGGTACACGTGGGCCACCTCGCCCATCCGCAGGTACCTGGACGTGGTGTTGCAGCGGCAGATCCTGCTGGCGCTGGGCCATGGGGGCTCCGCCTACTCTGCCAGGGACATCGATGGGCTCTGCCAGGCCTTCAGCCTCCAGCACGCACTTGCCCAGAGCTATCAGCGGCGGGCGCGCAGCCTGCACCTGGCCGTGCAGCTCAAGGCCCAGCCTCTGGACAAGCTGGGCTTCGTGGTGGACGTGGAGGCAGGCTCCCGCTGCTTCCGGCTGCTCTTCCCCAGCAACCGGGAGACGCTGCCTGACCCCTGCCCTGTCCCCTACGGCTCCCTGCAGCTGGCCGAGCACCCCCACGCCCTGGCAGGCCGGCCGGGCCTGCAGCTCCTGTGGCGGCGCCGTGTCTACTCAGTGCAGGGATCCAGCCCGCCCCTGCCACTGCCTGGCACTGTGCCGGACCCACACACCTGGGCCGTGGAGACGGCCCTGTGGAAGCAGCTGCTGGAGCTGGTGGAGCTGCAGCGCTGGCCGGAGGCGGCTGCTCTCATCCAGGAGAAGGGTGAGGCGTCCCAGCGGCGGGAGCTGGTGCAGGTGCAGCGGAGCCGCTGTGGCCATTTCCTGGAGGTGGCCCGGGAGCTGGGCAGCGGGGACACCCTGCAGGTGCAGCTCGGCGCCAGCCTGCAGCACGGCTTCCTGGTACCGAGCCCTCAGCTCTGGACGGTGGCACCGGGCTTCAGCCTCTGCCTGGAGCACGTGGAGCGGCCTGGAGACTGCTTCTCGGGCCGTGTGTACCGGGCCCCGCGGGACCGGTACCGCGACGTGGATGAGTATGCTTGCGTGTGGGAACCATTCTGCGCCCTGGAGTCGGCCACCGGCGCGGTTGCCGAGAATGACTCTGTCACACTTCAGCACCTGAGTGTCTCCTGGGAGGCGTCACGGACGCCGCAGGGGCAGCTGCAGGGCGCCTTCCGCCTGGAGGCCGCCTTCCTTGAGGAGAACTGTGCCGACATCAACTTCAGCTGCTGCTACCTCTGCATCCGGCTCGAGGGGCTGCCGGCTCCCACGGCCAGCCCACGCCCTGGGCCCAGCAGCCTCGACCCTGGCCTGAATGTTGACCCCGGCACATATACCTGGGTGGCCCACGGGCAGACGGAGGACTGGGACCAGGAGCGCCGGGCAGACCGGCAGGAGGCTCCCAGACGGGTGCACCTCTTCGTCCACCACATGGGCATGGAGAAGGTTCCGGAAGAGGTGCTGAGGCCGGGCACCCTGTTCACCGTTGAGCTGCTGCCCAAGCAGCTTCCTGATCT CCGCAAGGAGGAAGCCGTGCGTGGACTAGAGGAGGCGTCCCCGCTGGTCACCAGCATCGCACTGGGCCGGCCTGTCCCGCAGCCCCTCTGCAGAGGTAGGTCTGCCCCACCCCTCCAGCTTCCCCTctggcccccagccccaccctgcaTGAGTGCTCAGGGAGGCCGCCCCCTCTCAGTGATCCCCAGCAGGTTCCTGGAGCGGCAGACCTACGACATCCCCGGAGGCCGCCACAAGCTGAACCCCAGCCAGAATGTGGCGGTCAGGGAGGCTCTGGAGAAGCCTTTCACGGTCATTCAGGGCCCACCAG GTACAGGGAAGACGATCGTGGGCCTCCACATCGTATTCTGGTTTCATAAATCAAACCAGGAGCAGGTGCAGCCCGGAGGCCCCCCCCGTGGGGAGAAGCGGCTGGGGGGTCCCTGCATCTTGTACTGCGGCCCCTCCAACAAGTCGGTGGATGTCCTGGCAG GACTGCTCCTGAGAAGGATGGAGCTGAAGCCCCTCCGTGTGTACAGCGAGCAGGCTGAGGCCAGCGAGTTCCCAGTGCCGCGTGTGGGCAGCAGGAAGCTGCTCAGGAAGAGCCCCCGGGAGGGGAGGCCGAACCAGAGCCTCAG GAGCATCACCCTGCACCACCGGATCCGGCAGGCCCCCAACCCGTACTCGTCGGAAATCAAGGCCTTTGACACCCGGCTGCAGAGAGGGGAGCTCTTCTCCAGGGAGGACCTGGTCTC GTACAAGAAGGTCTTGTGGGAGGCTCGGAAGTTCGAGCTGGACCGGCATGAGGTCATCCTCTGCACCTGCTCCTGCGCAGCCTCTgccagcctcaaaatcctggacGTGAGGCAGATCCTTGTTGACGAGGCAGGCATGGCCACGGAACCTGAAACCCTCATCCCCCTGGTGCAGTTCCCACAGGCCGAGAAG GTGGTTCTTCTCGGAGACCACAAGCAGCTGCGGCCTGTGGTCAAGAATGAGCGGCTGCAAAACCTGGGTCTGGACCGGTCTCTGTTCGAGCGGTACCACGAGGACGCACATATGCTGGACACTCAGTACCGCATG CACGAGGGCATCTGTGCCTTCCCCTCTGTGGCGTTCTACAAGAGCAGGCTGAAGACGTGGCAGGGCCTGAGGAGGCCGCCCAGTGTCCTGGGCCACGCTGGCAAGGAGAGCTGCCCTGTCATCTTTGGCCACATGCAGGGCCATGAGCGGAGCCTGCTGGTGTCCACGGACGAAGGGAATGAGAACTCCAAGGCCAACCTGGAGGAGGTGGCTGAGGTG GTCCGTATCACCAAGCAGCTGACCCTGGGGAGGACCGTAGAGCCCCAGGACATCGCCGTCCTCACGCCCTACAACGCGCAGGCCTCTGAGATCAGCAAGGCCCTTCGGCGAGAGGGCATCGCCGGGGTGGCCGTGTCCTCCATCACCAAGAGCCAGG GGAGCGAGTGGCGCTATGTGCTGGTGAGCACTGTCCGCACCTGTGCCAAGAGCGACCTGGACCAGCGGCCCACCAAGAGCTGGCTCAAGAAGTTTCTGGGCTTCGTTGTGGACCCCAACCAAGTGAACGTGGCTGTCACGCGGGCCCAGGAGGGGCTCTGCCTGATCG GAGACCACCTCCTTCTGCGCTGCTGCCCGCTCTGGCGTAGCCTCCTGGACTTCTGTGAGGCTCAGCAGACCCTCGTGCCTGCCGGCCAGGTGCGCGTCTGCAGGAGGCCAACTATGCCTTCCTGA